A region from the Hydra vulgaris chromosome 08, alternate assembly HydraT2T_AEP genome encodes:
- the LOC100214339 gene encoding chitinase-3-like protein 1 isoform X3, translating to MITVAVLVAFLAASVTASNYIRVCYYTNWAQYRPEPMKFFPENIDPFLCTHIMYSFAKITNYNKLDMYEWNDDKMYPRVMALKQKNPNLKIFLAVGGWNHENGDTSKFSVMVNSQSNRQAFIKSTVELLRQWDFDGFDLDWEYPAGRGNSPPGDKQMFTLLCKELIQAFDKDAVARQKPRLQLSAAVSASHLGIDAGYEAKELGDYLDILNLMTYDLHGIWDKVTGHHTAMAGDGVNAPNRKEFTIPYAVDHWINRGFPAKKIALGLGTYGRAFFLKNPSDNGLGAPIEDRDWNKAPKGEFTREEGFLAYYEICKMDLTVVQDSVVDAPYGYKEKTWVGYDDEASLKKKVESQIFKKGLAGAMFWCLDLDDFNGRHCGKGRYPLMSSVAQLLGGYTPPVEPTFAPTTKGPSTPSKSTAATDGPVTNPPSGACKAIDPRVQDQWCNDNCSRGYCPADFCKC from the exons ATGATcaca gTGGCAGTATTAGTGGCTTTTTTGGCGGCGTCGGTAACCGCTTCAAATTATATAAGAGTTTGCTATTATACAAACTGGGCTCAATACCGACCTGAACCAATGAAGTTTTTTCCTGAAAACATTGATCCATTCCTTTGCACCCACATCATGTATTCATTTGCTAAAATCACTAACT ACAACAAACTCGATATGTATGAATGGAATGACGACAAAATGTATCCACGTGTCATGGCTCTTAAACAGaaaaatccaaatttaaaaatatttctggcAGTCGGGGGTTGGAATCATGAAAATGGAG ACACTTCGAAATTTTCGGTAATGGTGAACAGCCAATCAAACAGACAGGCGTTTATCAAATCAACAGTTGAGCTTCTTCGTCAATGGGACTTTGATGGATTTGATCTTGATTGGGAATATCCAGCAGGAAGAGGAAACTCGCCACCAGGAGACAAACAAAT GTTTACTTTGCTTTGCAAAGAGCTCATTCAAGCATTTGATAAAGACGCTGTTGCAAGACAAAAACCCCGACTTCAACTATCAGCTGCAGTATCTGCTTCCCATTTAGGCATTGATGCTGGGTACGAAGCAAAAGAACTTGGCGACTACTTAGACATACTAAACTTAATGACTTATGATTTACATGGTATTTGGGATAAAGTAACCGGACATCACACTGCTATGGCTGGTGACGGag ttaatgCACCAAATCGAAAAGAATTTACCATACCTTATGCCGTTGATCACTGGATAAATCGCGGTTTTCCTGCCAAAAAAATAGCACTAGGTTTGGGCACTTATGGTCGCGCTTTCTTCCTTAAAAATCCAAGTGATAATGGACTCGGTGCTCCTATAGAAGATAGAGATTGGAACAAAGCCCCAAAAGGAGAATTTACACGTGAAGAAGGTTTTCTTGCTTATTATGAAATATGTAAAATGGATTTAACTGTTGTACAAGACAGTGTTGTTGATGCTCCATACggatataaagaaaaaacatggGTTGGATATGATGATGAAGCaagtttgaagaaaaaagtaGAATCTCAAATTTTCA aaaagggTCTTGCCGGTGCCATGTTTTGGTGCTTAGATCTTGATGATTTTAATGGACGTCATTGCGGTAAAGGACGTTATCCATTAATGTCTTCAGTGGCTCAACTTCTTGGTGGATATACTCCTCCAGTTGAACCAACTTTCGCTCCAACAACTAAAGGACCATCAACACCTAGCAAAAGTACTGCTGCCACTGATGGTCCTGTTACCAATCCCCCAAGTGGAGCATGTAAAGCAATTGATCCCAGGGTACAAGATCAATGGTGTAACGATAACTGCTCGAGAGGATATTGTCCTGCTGACTTTTGTAAATGTTAA